GTGAAAAACAAGCGTTACTAGTCAGTTCTAAACGTACAGAGCAAAAGACACAGCTTGATTTCGAGCGAGCTAAAAAGCTCTTTACGGAGAAGCTTATAGCAAATTCTGCGCTTGAGTCCGCAAGGCTTGCGTTTAATATTGCAACCCAGCAAGTCCAAGCAACACAAGCTCAGGTTGAAGAGGCAAAAAATGCACTGAATGAGAACAAAATATTCGCTCGAAAGGAAGGTATCGTCACCAATATTTACGCTCGTTCAGGTGATGTCGTCTCTGCGGGACAGCCAATTTTCCAACTCCAGACATTATCTACGCTAAAGGCTGAATTTCAGCTCCCTGAACAAGAATTTATTGCTTTACAACTTAACCAAACCGTTCGCATAGCCATTCCTTCGCCAAGCAAAAGTCTAAGCGGTAAAATTATAGAGAAAGGTTTACCCTCTAATGCCGTTGGTAAGCTTTTTAAACTTATCGTCGATTTGGAAGTGAGTGACTCTGAACTAGTTGGCCTGCATAGTCGTCTTGAGCTCCCTATCACCAATACACCACTCTATAAAGTGCCAAGCAACGCAATCCACTATGATGCCTTGGGGCAAGCCTATGTGCTGGTTACTGAACCCAAGGTCCAAAGACGCGATGTGACTAT
This genomic interval from Pseudoalteromonas galatheae contains the following:
- a CDS encoding efflux RND transporter periplasmic adaptor subunit, whose translation is MFFRLAIITITLTLQGCSDPSNLETTAEKRSTTLISVPVELATTIPTKHFYSRITGSDVVYVASLSQGRIESLYTYSGQLVKKGDVLASLYSPRLSAQLREKQALLVSSKRTEQKTQLDFERAKKLFTEKLIANSALESARLAFNIATQQVQATQAQVEEAKNALNENKIFARKEGIVTNIYARSGDVVSAGQPIFQLQTLSTLKAEFQLPEQEFIALQLNQTVRIAIPSPSKSLSGKIIEKGLPSNAVGKLFKLIVDLEVSDSELVGLHSRLELPITNTPLYKVPSNAIHYDALGQAYVLVTEPKVQRRDVTIFDNDDNQVIVTAPKLMGKNVLITSEAKLNFNLALLEGESHEQK